The genomic region CCCGCCACGGTACAGCGCTTGCCAGTGATCCTCGATTCTAAACGGGTCCTTCCCGATGAGATACTGGTCCAGCATCTCCTCGACCGCCGCTCGAACTGTTTTCGCTCTCCCCTCGATGACGGGCTCACCCCACCCCAGAACTCCGGTGTTGGTTTCTAGTTTCAGGAAGACCCAGCGGGGAGGGATTTCGAACAGTTCGTATCCGGTGATTTGCATACTGCCGCATCGTATCCGGAGTGTGATTAACCTTCATGATATAATCTGCATAATCCAGCTCCCACTGGGTTTACATATCGGTTGTGCGGCTGTGTATCGTGACGGTCGTCACCGCTGTCAGCTATCGACAGGACTCCAGAGGGCGGAAAAGAGACCAGTGTGAGTTAGCCGTTTCAATTCGTTGCTTCTCATCGATGATCGATACGTGCCATTCGCTAGGGTTGCTGGTGTAGCCAGCTATCCCAGCGCACTCCACTCGATATGTTTCGAGAGTTCCGGTGGATCGTCCGGATTGTATCCCTTCTTGACGGCCGTCTTGTACGTGAGCGATTGCAGGATCTTCAACGGGACTATCGGGTGGTCCGGTGATCGGGACGGGAGTTTGATTGAGATGTCTCCACCGTAGTCGTTCGTCGGCCGCCGCAGGACAATTGTGATCACTCCGGCGTCGCGTAGCTTTGAAACGACCTCGCTGGTCAACGATGACTTCGATTCTCGGGTCGCAATGACGAGTGCCGGCTCACCGGCAGCGTTTGCGATGGGACCGTGGCTGATTTCCGGTGTCGGGAGTGCTGTCGTATGCAACAGTGCACCCTCGCCGAACTTCGTCGCCGCCTCGCCTGCAAGCCCATATTCGATCCCCTGTCCGAGAGTGTAGAGTGTCTTGGCCTCCGCGAGGACAGCGACGGCTGCCTGAAAGTCCTGGTCGATGACGTTCCGGCATGTGCGTTGCAGTTCGCTCGGTGTGTACTCACTGTATTTGCTTTCGAGCAGCGAGAACGTCAGCATCAACGCGGCATCGACTGTTTTGGTAGCAAGGACTGCTTTCTCGGTCCCCGCCGGCGTGACGAGGATCTCGTCCGCTACAGACCCCAGCGTCGAATCGGCGCTGTTTGTAATACCGATAACGAATGCACCTCCCTCTTTTGCTCGGCGAGCGGCTGTAACGGTTTCAGACGTTTCGCCGGACTGGGAGTAGGCGACGACAACCGTTTCCTCAGTAATCGGCGGACCGGCGAACAGATATTCTGACGCGGCGTGCGCCGTTGCATCGATGCCGCTCTGGAAAGACGCATACTGACCGATCACGCCGGTCCAGTACGAGGATCCACAGCCGATGAAGTGGACTCGGTCAGCGTGTGCAATACGCTCGCGTGGCTCGGAAAGGTCGTGCGTGCTCAGTTCGAAATCGTTCAGTCGGTCGATACCGGAACGGATCTCGTCGTAGACTGCGTGTGTGGTCATGTTTTGATGTTCATGGGACGGCACTGTGGTCAGTTGTTTCAGCGACAACGCCGGCAGAGGCTTCGGTCAGCCAGCAACTGTCTGACTGACCGAAGCCTCTCTGCGATCACTTAGATTACCAATTGATGGCAGTGTATTATAAAACCATACGATAGGTATTTGTGATAGCCCACAGGAACACAGTGTTACGAAGAATATCCTAAACAATTAATTATATATACTACATGGGTCGTTGGTGATAGCATATGTCAGACAGTAGTTTGCGGAGTGGCAAGCGACGTCGCTTCATCAAAAGCGCCGGAGCGGCAACAGTCACGCTGCTCGCGGGCTGTGGCGGCAACGAAAGTTCAGAGAGTACCTCCGGGGATGGCGGGGACGGCGACTCTGGCGCGAGCACCGGGGAGCAATCGAATGATATAACCACCCTCACAGTCCGTCACTTCGTCAATGACCACATTGAGACGTTCTACGAGAAGCACAATCCCATACTGAAGAAAGAACACGGGATCAGCGTGGATTTCGAGACGATGGGCTGGGGCGTCGCTCGGAAGAAGCAAAACAACAGTATCTCCACCCGGACCGGTCCGGACGTCGAAGAGATCGCATCGACGTGGATGCCACAACAGGTCAATTCCGACGGCTGGATGGACCTCGAAGAAGCCGGCGTCTCGATGCCGACAGACAATATCTACGAGTCACCGCTTCAGATCGGTAAATTCGACGGCGTCCGGGCTGGGTTCCCCTGGTTCTGGGGACCCCGCGGACACATTTATTATAAATCGCTGTTCGAGGAAGCCGGTATCGATGGCCCTCCGTCGACCTGGGACGAACTCGCGAATGATGCGTCGAAGTACAACACGCAGGCCGAAAAGTGGGAACAGGAAGGCTACAACACGAGATACCTGTTCGGCATTCCGGGGGCGAACAACTGGGCAGTCGTCCAGTACTATATGATGCTCATCTGGCAAAACGGCGGGAGCGTGATCGACGGGTCCAAGCCGACATTCGACAGTGACGCGGCGGTGGAGGCGCTGAATTTCTACAAGGACCTGTCGACGACGCACAAGGCGTCCCCACAGGCGTCAGTCGAGTGGAACGGCGTTGCACGGAACAACGCGTTTAGCAGCAAACGGATAGCCTCGACGTGGCAGGGGCTCAGAGTAGCAAACGATATCGACGCCGAACTCGGCGTCGGCAAGCCGCCGGCCGGTCCCCGGGGAGAGTCGTCGACCTTCTTCGGAGTGAACCTCATGGGCATCCATCCCTGGACGAAGAAGAAGAGCGAAGCCGCGACGTTCATCGAGTATCTGATGCAGCCGGAGGTCAACGCAGAACTCGCGAAGGGCTCTGGCTTCTTGCCGACGATCAAGAGTAGCTTCGAGCAAGACGCCTTCCAGGGTGAGCTGTATCAGTCCTTCAGTGAAGACGTTCTGAACAACACAAACGCCAAGACAGCGCCGCAAGTCGTGGGCTGGGGTGATGTCTCCGGAGCGATCAAGGGGGCTGTCACGAAGGTACTCACGAAGGCAGCAACGGACTCCTGGTCCGAAGGCGATACCGAGAAGGCACTCCAACAGGCTGCGATGCAGGCAGAAAACGCGCTTCAAGGATAACCTCGGAAAACAGGCGTTTCAGTGTGGTTCTGTGCTTGTCCGGTCGAATAGCTACTATAGTAACAATTGAAACGATGTCCACACTGATCGCACTGCCGTCGTGCGATCAGGTGTGCATTGATTTTCAATGGCTACTATAGCTTTGTGTCGGGACCGTGTCACTCTAGCGTCGTGCAGAACGGTTAAATACATTGCATAATAATCGATTGTGTATGCTCCTGTCCGCGTACCAGCGAGTCAGACGTCGACTCCCAGCGGTTCATATCCCATACGTTAGCTCGTTACCTGCAAGCCAGCGCTTCGGACTCAAGCTCATTGCCCCGGCTCTGGCAATGATGCTTCTCGTCCACGGGATTCCAGTCATCCTCGGGTTCGTTATGAGCTTCTACGAGTTCCCGTCGCTCAGATACACTGACTGGTTCCGCCCAGAGACGTTCGTCGGGCTTGACCACTTCGCGAAGGTCTTCCAGAAGGATACGATCTATGGCGCACAGTTCTGGAACTCGCTCAAAGTCACCATTCTGTACACGGTTGGCTCGGTCGTAGGGACGTACGTTCTCGGGCTCGTCACCGCACTCACCCTCGATAAGCAATTCCGGGGGAAGCTTGTCGCGAGGACCGTGATTCTGATTCCGTACGTGACACCGGTTGTCGTCACGCTTCTCACCTGGCGGATGATGTTCCGGAGCGATACTGGAGTCATCAACGCGTTACTCCGGCAGGCCGGACTCATCGAGGGGTCCCTGTTCTGGCTACTGGGTCCAAACTCACTGTACGCGATAATCATCGCGAACGTCTGGCGGAACTTCCCGTATGCGGCGATCATGTTGTACGCCGGACTGCAGTCGGTACCGGAGCAATTGTACGAGGCTGCAGAGATAGACGGGGCCGGCCGATGGGGGAAGCTGCGGTACGTGACGCTGCCACAGTTGAAGCCTGTCTCTGCCGTCATTCTGCTGCTGTTGATCCTCTGGACCTTCATCAACTTCCCCGTCCCGTATATTTTGCTGGGAGGGTCACCGAGCGAATCGGGGAACGTCCTGATGTTGCTCATCTACTCCTTTGGCTTCAAACAGAGTGCATACGGGATCGGGTCCGCGCTCAGCGCGATGCTGTTCCTGTTCTCTATGACCATCGCATACGTCTATTACAAGCGCGTTGTGGCGTCTAGCTACGACGGAGGGGCTATCTGAGATGCTCAGTTCGCTCATGGCTGCTGTCGGGTCAGAAAGTACGATGGTGCCCGACGAAATGCGGCTGACTGCCGATGGTAAAGAGCTCGTGTACCAACTGCTCTGGCGCTCCGTGCTCATCCTTGTTCTCATATTCGCGATATTCCCCGTCTGGATGATGTTCACGACGTCGTTCAAAACCCGCGATGAAGTGCTGCAACTCGGGCTTGACATAATTCCGGCGGACCCCTATGTCCAGAACTACTTCCTGATGTTCCAGCGGTTCCCGCTCGTCGACTACTACGTTAACAGCCTGGTCATTTCGAGCGTGACAACAGTTCTTTCGCTGCTCATCGGTGGACTGGCTGCCTACTCGTTGTCGCGATATGAGTTCCCTGGCAAGGAGAAATTCGAGATGGGGGCACTCGCAACGCAGATGATCCCCGGAGTACTCATCCTCATCCCGATGTTTCTGTTGTTCATCGTCATGGACCAGTCGGCGAACGTTCCGATGAAAGACACGTACCATGGAATGATATTCCTCTATACGACGTTTACCGTCCCGTTCACCATCTGGATGCTTCGTGGGTACTTCGACACGATACCGACCGCGCTGGAGGAAGCCGCGCGGATCGACGGCTGTACGCGGACACAGGCCCTGTTCCGCGTCGTCATGCCGCTTGCAGCACCGGGCCTGGCTGCGACTGGGATGTTCGTGTTCCTGCTCGCGTTCAACGAGGTGCTTTTCGCGTCGGTCCTGGCGACCGACAACGTCACGCCGTTCTCCATTGGGATTCAGAACTTCCAGCAGCAGGATCAGACGATGTGGGGCCAGATGATGGCTGCCTCGACGCTCGCCGCTGTCCCACTGCTCGCAATCTTCGTCGTGTTCCAGCGGCAGATCGTTTCCGGGCTGACGTCCGGGAGTGTCAAGCAGTAATCTTCGGCTCCAGTGTTGTGGCGGTTCGCGATTCCAAACGTAGTTTTATATCCCCAGCACGTCGGATGTTGTTATATGCAGACTCAGACGGTGGCGAGTATGCCATTAACACAGAAAGTCGGCCAGTTATTCATGGCTGGCTTTGATGGCACCGAACCGACTGCTGGGATACGGGAACTGATTCGTGAGTACAACCTCGGCAACATCATTTATTTCACCCGAAATATTACGTCGCCGGCGCAGGTGGCAGCCCTCTCGGCGGAGTTGCAGTCAGAAGCCACAGCAGTCGGCGCTGGCCTCCCACTGTTCGTCGCCACCGACCAGGAGGGCGGCGTCGTCTCACGCCTCAACTGGGGCACGCAACTGCCGAGTCAGATGCTCATTGGGGCCTGCGATGACGAAGCGATGGCTCGGAAAGCAGGTGCGACCGTCGGACGGGAGCTACGGAGCCTCGGGATCAATCTGAACCTCGCGCCAGTCCTCGACGTCAACAACAACCCGGACAACCCCGTAATCGGTGTCAGATCCTTCGGTGAAAATCCCGAGCGCGTGGCCGCGCTGGGCGCAGCCATGGCCCAGGGCCTCCAGTCCGTGGCTGTCGCGGCCTGTGGGAAGCATTTCCCCGGTCATGGCGACACGGCAGTCGATTCACATCTCGACCTGCCGGTGGTCGCCCACGAGCGGTCCCGACTGGAACGCGTGGAGTTCGCACCGTTCGAAGCGGCGATACAGAGCGGTATCGACGCGATCATGACCACACACGTTGCCTTTCCGGCGATAACAGGCGACGCGGAACTGCCAGCGACGATATCGTCGGCAGTCCAGACAGCACTGCTTCGAAAGCAATTGGGGTTTGATGGGTTACTCGTCACGGACTGTCTCGAGATGGACGCGATTGCCGAAGGCGTCGGTCCCGCCGAAGGGGCTGTCCGTGCAATCGAGGCCGGGTGTGATATCGTCACTGTTTCACATACGCTCGAGCGACAGCGTGCAGCGATTGAGGCCGTGCTTACCGCCGTCCGAACGGGACGGCTTACCGAGGAGCGAATCGACCGGTCGCTGCAGCGCATCCGGCGTTGTAAACAGCAACGGATAGGTGCATCTGAGACTGCCGAAAAGCCGGAGTGGAATCGCTGTGCGCCCGAATCGAAACAGCTTGCAACTGAAATCGCAAACTGTGGGGTAACACTCGTCAGGGACGACAGCGAGACAGTGCCGTTCGATACGTCGCGTCACCTGCATGTGGTCAGCTTTACCGGAACGCGGGGGTCGCCCGCCGAGGACGAGCGCTACGACCCAGAGGCGGTCTCTGCTGCGCTCAGCGAGGTCGGGTTTGAAATCACGACCCATACAGTGGCGACCGGTGAGACTGTCGAGATAGCGGCAGAGAACGAGCAGATTGTCGCTGTCAGTTACGATGCCCTGGCAAAC from Haloarcula hispanica ATCC 33960 harbors:
- a CDS encoding SIS domain-containing protein — translated: MTTHAVYDEIRSGIDRLNDFELSTHDLSEPRERIAHADRVHFIGCGSSYWTGVIGQYASFQSGIDATAHAASEYLFAGPPITEETVVVAYSQSGETSETVTAARRAKEGGAFVIGITNSADSTLGSVADEILVTPAGTEKAVLATKTVDAALMLTFSLLESKYSEYTPSELQRTCRNVIDQDFQAAVAVLAEAKTLYTLGQGIEYGLAGEAATKFGEGALLHTTALPTPEISHGPIANAAGEPALVIATRESKSSLTSEVVSKLRDAGVITIVLRRPTNDYGGDISIKLPSRSPDHPIVPLKILQSLTYKTAVKKGYNPDDPPELSKHIEWSALG
- a CDS encoding extracellular solute-binding protein; translation: MSDSSLRSGKRRRFIKSAGAATVTLLAGCGGNESSESTSGDGGDGDSGASTGEQSNDITTLTVRHFVNDHIETFYEKHNPILKKEHGISVDFETMGWGVARKKQNNSISTRTGPDVEEIASTWMPQQVNSDGWMDLEEAGVSMPTDNIYESPLQIGKFDGVRAGFPWFWGPRGHIYYKSLFEEAGIDGPPSTWDELANDASKYNTQAEKWEQEGYNTRYLFGIPGANNWAVVQYYMMLIWQNGGSVIDGSKPTFDSDAAVEALNFYKDLSTTHKASPQASVEWNGVARNNAFSSKRIASTWQGLRVANDIDAELGVGKPPAGPRGESSTFFGVNLMGIHPWTKKKSEAATFIEYLMQPEVNAELAKGSGFLPTIKSSFEQDAFQGELYQSFSEDVLNNTNAKTAPQVVGWGDVSGAIKGAVTKVLTKAATDSWSEGDTEKALQQAAMQAENALQG
- the nagZ gene encoding beta-N-acetylhexosaminidase, with translation MPLTQKVGQLFMAGFDGTEPTAGIRELIREYNLGNIIYFTRNITSPAQVAALSAELQSEATAVGAGLPLFVATDQEGGVVSRLNWGTQLPSQMLIGACDDEAMARKAGATVGRELRSLGINLNLAPVLDVNNNPDNPVIGVRSFGENPERVAALGAAMAQGLQSVAVAACGKHFPGHGDTAVDSHLDLPVVAHERSRLERVEFAPFEAAIQSGIDAIMTTHVAFPAITGDAELPATISSAVQTALLRKQLGFDGLLVTDCLEMDAIAEGVGPAEGAVRAIEAGCDIVTVSHTLERQRAAIEAVLTAVRTGRLTEERIDRSLQRIRRCKQQRIGASETAEKPEWNRCAPESKQLATEIANCGVTLVRDDSETVPFDTSRHLHVVSFTGTRGSPAEDERYDPEAVSAALSEVGFEITTHTVATGETVEIAAENEQIVAVSYDALANESQAATLRTLIAHHDQLAVLAVRNPYDLSVCPDAATFLTTYGYSPGAIQAAAKTLAGTVDPTGTLPVTIPD
- a CDS encoding carbohydrate ABC transporter permease; the encoded protein is MLSSLMAAVGSESTMVPDEMRLTADGKELVYQLLWRSVLILVLIFAIFPVWMMFTTSFKTRDEVLQLGLDIIPADPYVQNYFLMFQRFPLVDYYVNSLVISSVTTVLSLLIGGLAAYSLSRYEFPGKEKFEMGALATQMIPGVLILIPMFLLFIVMDQSANVPMKDTYHGMIFLYTTFTVPFTIWMLRGYFDTIPTALEEAARIDGCTRTQALFRVVMPLAAPGLAATGMFVFLLAFNEVLFASVLATDNVTPFSIGIQNFQQQDQTMWGQMMAASTLAAVPLLAIFVVFQRQIVSGLTSGSVKQ
- a CDS encoding carbohydrate ABC transporter permease translates to MMLLVHGIPVILGFVMSFYEFPSLRYTDWFRPETFVGLDHFAKVFQKDTIYGAQFWNSLKVTILYTVGSVVGTYVLGLVTALTLDKQFRGKLVARTVILIPYVTPVVVTLLTWRMMFRSDTGVINALLRQAGLIEGSLFWLLGPNSLYAIIIANVWRNFPYAAIMLYAGLQSVPEQLYEAAEIDGAGRWGKLRYVTLPQLKPVSAVILLLLILWTFINFPVPYILLGGSPSESGNVLMLLIYSFGFKQSAYGIGSALSAMLFLFSMTIAYVYYKRVVASSYDGGAI